A single region of the Legionella oakridgensis ATCC 33761 = DSM 21215 genome encodes:
- a CDS encoding GIY-YIG nuclease family protein, whose amino-acid sequence MHTESYVYLLTNKHNNVLYTGVTHDLIRRVYEHKNKLVAGFTQKYNVDRLVYFEVCSGIVMAIEREKQVKGWS is encoded by the coding sequence ATGCATACGGAGTCTTACGTTTACCTTCTGACCAATAAACACAATAATGTTTTGTATACCGGTGTTACCCATGATTTGATACGCCGTGTTTATGAACACAAAAATAAACTGGTGGCTGGATTTACCCAAAAATACAATGTGGATCGACTGGTTTATTTTGAAGTTTGTTCAGGCATCGTCATGGCTATTGAGCGAGAAAAACAAGTCAAAGGGTGGTCTTGA
- a CDS encoding IS66 family transposase produces MGGVEHALCNQHHLRELKAITEHDKEPWAQAMTRLLRVALRCRHFNAHHAIPVARIKRLTNIYKKIIRDGLAYHETLPPLPCKGKQVDNRRRTGHNLLWRLFHYKQDVLRFLHDLAVPFTNNDAERDLRMMKRKQKISGGFRTAQGAEQFARIRGFISTIRKQGLSIISSIQSIFSGTIPVLSGI; encoded by the coding sequence TTGGGAGGTGTGGAGCATGCCCTATGCAACCAGCATCACTTGCGTGAATTAAAAGCAATAACCGAGCATGACAAAGAACCATGGGCACAGGCTATGACCCGACTATTACGTGTGGCTCTTCGCTGTCGTCATTTTAATGCACATCATGCAATACCTGTTGCTCGCATCAAGCGGTTGACCAACATCTACAAGAAGATTATTCGAGATGGGCTGGCGTATCATGAAACGCTGCCGCCATTGCCATGCAAAGGCAAACAGGTCGACAACCGTCGACGGACAGGTCACAACCTCTTGTGGCGTTTATTTCATTACAAACAAGACGTTTTACGGTTTCTTCATGATCTGGCAGTTCCATTTACCAATAATGATGCTGAGCGTGATTTACGAATGATGAAACGCAAACAAAAAATATCCGGTGGTTTTCGGACCGCTCAAGGCGCTGAACAATTTGCTCGTATCCGAGGATTTATCAGTACGATCCGTAAACAAGGATTAAGCATTATCAGTTCCATCCAATCTATATTTTCTGGTACTATCCCTGTGTTATCAGGAATCTGA
- a CDS encoding DUF6444 domain-containing protein, translating into MKDHEQIIITLLAKIAELEKIVEQQAARIAELEKRLNKNSSNSSKPPSSDGLGKLPHTTSLRENGKRNSGGQKGHKGETLKQIKSPDIVKNHVLLTCPDCYGSLVSTPVIGIVKRQVFDIPLPKIEVTEHQAEVKYCECCNKTITAAFPAGVLAPVQYGEVIRSWSVYYQYQHFIPEDRLQQLFYDLYGIQLATATRTGYNRIAFDTLASFEESVLSAVKTAAVKNLDETGFRVAGKTQWLHVASTKTATYYHISPK; encoded by the coding sequence CACGAATAGCAGAGCTGGAAAAACGACTGAACAAGAATAGCAGCAACAGTTCAAAGCCCCCCTCAAGTGACGGGTTAGGCAAACTACCCCATACGACATCACTACGTGAAAATGGGAAACGTAACAGTGGTGGCCAAAAAGGCCACAAGGGCGAAACGTTAAAACAGATTAAATCACCAGATATTGTCAAAAACCATGTATTGCTAACATGCCCGGATTGTTATGGTTCATTAGTTTCAACGCCGGTGATTGGAATTGTGAAGCGCCAGGTTTTTGATATTCCACTACCCAAAATTGAAGTCACGGAACATCAGGCTGAAGTAAAATATTGCGAGTGCTGTAATAAAACGATAACAGCAGCATTTCCTGCAGGTGTTCTTGCCCCTGTCCAATACGGTGAAGTTATTCGTAGTTGGAGCGTGTATTATCAATATCAGCATTTTATTCCAGAAGACAGGCTGCAACAGTTGTTTTATGACCTGTATGGAATTCAACTGGCTACTGCAACACGGACTGGATATAACCGGATTGCCTTTGATACATTGGCATCATTTGAAGAATCGGTATTGTCTGCAGTCAAAACTGCTGCCGTAAAAAACCTGGATGAAACAGGGTTTCGTGTGGCCGGAAAAACACAATGGTTGCATGTGGCATCGACTAAAACGGCAACTTATTATCACATATCTCCAAAATGA